In Mytilus edulis chromosome 7, xbMytEdul2.2, whole genome shotgun sequence, a single genomic region encodes these proteins:
- the LOC139482218 gene encoding uncharacterized protein, with amino-acid sequence MASLEETANISSSYKVLSWVDVTGTYSTCVEYLGCFDVKDIKIATKKIFINGTTLLDCLEICKGSFFIGLQIKRCACLLNITLNKLSVSSACRNELSNKCLNDRKAFCALEDTNIFTQHFAVYKKVNITTQTVGECLSVTKRGSVLSYTALDCLTDLFSICLRSIYNNDIYAQKTRKTIWIESFMECASMILARHSQIPNDTPLDTNVRYWLSNTRRFIKHVSASRDPEFCMAVQVQQNGKTKQYPRPCKTRLPALCLGTKADNRDTISESLVTVLVITSVLTVAVVAVIIVLYMRLRKRSSNAGHQPMDSSKEVIYAAVNKPMKLPANQEQNRKLTTGQSDFDETYDHTDHHRLNQNPSPIESNYDTMQGKGIEEETNYDPTHEPDREKSIVVDDSAEYSHVEVDF; translated from the exons ATGGCTTCTCTCGAAGAAACTGCGAATATATCTTCCTCATATAAAGTTTTGAGCTGGGTCGATGTTACCGGAACTTACTCTACGTGTGTTGAGTACTTAG GATGTTTTGACGTGAAAGATATCAAAATTGCTACCAAGAAAATATTTATCAACGGGACTACGCTATTGGATTGCTTAGAGATATGTAAGGGTTCTTTCTTCATCggtttacag ATAAAGCGATGTGCTTGTTTACTAAATATTACACTGAATAAATTAAGTGTATCGAGTGCCTGTAGAAATGAATTATCAAACAAATGTCTCAACGACAGAAAAGCGTTTTGCGCATTGGAGGACACTAATATCTTCACGCAGCACTTCGCCGTTTATAAAAAAG TTAACATCACAACACAAACTGTTGGAGAGTGTTTATCAGTAACGAAGAGAGGTTCGGTCTTGAGTTATACCGCACTTGATTGTTTGACAGACCTGTTTTCTATATGTTTAAGAA GTATATATAACAACGATATTTATGCGCAGAAAACTAGAAAAACAATTTGGATTGAATCATTCATGGAATGTGCATCAATGATTCTAGCACGGCATAGTCAAATACCCAATGACACTCCCCTGGACACCAATGTCAGATACTGGTTATCAAATACTAGGCGTTTTATCAAGCATGTTTCGGCCAGTAGAG ATCCAGAATTTTGCATGGCAGTACAAGTACAACAAAATGGTAAAACCAAACAATATCCTAGACCTTGTAAAACACGTTTACCTGCCTTATGTTTAGGTACTAAAGCCGATAACCGGGATACTATCAGCG AATCACTGGTTACGGTGCTGGTTATCACATCAGTTTTGACAGTTGCAGTTGTTGCCGTGATCATCGTTCTTTATATGAG ATTAAGAAAAAGAAGTTCAAATGCAGGTCATCAACCAATGGATTCAAGCAAAGAAGTTATATACGCTGCTGTAAACAAGCCAATGAAGTTACCGGCGAATCAGGAACAAAATAGAAAACTTACAACCGGACAGTCTGATTTTGATGAAACATACGATCACACAGACCACCATCGATTAAATCAGAATCCGAGTCCGATTGAAAGTAATTATGACACAATGCAAGGAAAAGGAATTGAAGAAGAGACTAACTATGATCCAACTCATGAGCCAGATAGAGAGAAATCCATTGTTGTTGATGATTCTGCAGAGTACAGCCACGTGGAAGTTGACTTTTAA